GCAATAACATCTCAAATTACTAAAATATCATTCTGAAACTTCGAGAAACTCGTTTCACTTAAAAGTTGTTGGAGCAAACAAAGTTTCAAAATAATATCCAAGTGAAATTGGACTTAGCTAAACTGGTTCTAAAAAGGGGTTATAAAATTTATGTTGTGAAAATTCAAAGTCACAGCTACAATCAAAGAGATTCTATCAATCGTTCAAAACCAAATTGAAGAGACATATTAATTATCAATTGTTCAGAAGGAAGTGTTAGAGATACAAGCACAGATCCATTATTTCTAAGCAATCACTCATCAATGGTAGCtgtgacttcaatgatgatgaaagcgCCCGCAGCCCTTAACTGCGGGGCAGTCCAAAGGAATAGTATGGTTTGAATCAGTAGATTACCGAGCAGTAGCCTCAAAGTCAAGTGCATGGCAAAGGTTTGATAGTTTTTTGGTTCAATGTAGTTGTGGCTAATGCATTTCATCTTCAAGCTCTACAAGAAACGTCCCCTACTGAAGGCGTTTCATCTTCAAGCTCTACAAAGGTAAGAAACGTTTTAGATGCCCAATTTATAGTATATTTATATCATGTCAACATTTTATCTGAAATGTGCGATGTGGCATACAGATGAGCACCAAGTTTGGAGACCTGTTTGCGCTCTCAGGGCCTGCGCCGGAGATCGTCAATGGAAGGGCGGCTATGTTGGTGTTCGTGTCGGCCATTGCAGTGGAGGTGGCGAGTGGAAGAGATTTGTTGTCGCAGCTGAATAGTGGAGGACTGTCGTGGTTTGCGTTAATTGCAGGATTAATGACGGTGGGGACACTGGTGCCCCTGTTCAATGGAATATCGAGGGAGAGCGAGTCGCAGCAAATATTTTCATCCACAGCAGAAATGTGGAATGGGCGCTTTGCTATGCTTGGCCTCCTGGCATTGGCCTTCACTGAATACGTCAAGGGCGGACCACTTGTGTAAACACCATAATAGTTCTTCCTGTTCAAACATAGACATCAATATTGAAAGCTCTTAAATGGCATTCCATGCTCTAGTGGAGTTTTCTTGTACTGTTTAGCATGTCAAATGGCGCATGGTTCTCTACTGAGGGAATTAGGCATCGGGAAATGGTGCTGGAGCCGCCGAGCTTCTGGTTGGAATTTGAGCGGACTGTGTCGAAGTAGAAGCAGGGAAGATGTCGTTTCCTGGGGAGGCTTTTTTCGACTCTGAATCAGCCTGCTAACATAATAAACAGATTAGCGAATTTTCTCCCAAGAATTAATATGAAGTGAACTGGAAACCTGAAGTGATATGGAAGAAAGAGCAAACCTCTGCGTTACACTTGACTCGAAGGCTCCTTTGAGTTGCTCCGCAGTTGAGCAGTGCAGAAGATTTCATTATCATTGAAGCCATTGCTCCATTGAGACTCTTTAGTAGCAGCTATGATGCTTTGGTTACCGATGAGATTGTGATACTGCACGTCTTCGACTATTATACTTATATTTTGATCATTCAATTACTTCATAGAAGAGGGTGGAATGTTCTGGTGTTATTTTGCACGGTGATAGTTGAGCCACGTTGAATTTGTAATGTGATGGGTGAAAGGACGAAGACGTGGATTCTCCGTGTCCAGTTTTTATGTGGGGTGAGCGGAGAAACACCTCGTTTCGAAATTAACTCGTTCGAAGGGTTCGCATATTCTTGAATGCTGTATCATATTATTTTAAAAGAAGTTTTTAGTAGTTAATGAgttaatatattataaatttaaatgTATGTAGAAAATAGAGGTAACAAACAAGATAGTTTTATAATTGAGTAATGATTATATTTTAATCAAGATTTTGAACTTCGGTATTATTCACAATGCTACCTCTTTGTTAGTAAAATGTTTTGAATCTTATATTGAATCTTTGCTCTATCATGACTCAAGTCCATGGATTTTGGTCTATTTTGCAATCATGAATTTGACCCTTTTTAGTGTGCACATCTAATTTGTGGCTTGCTTGAATAGTATATGTTTattctattatttttcttatatttaAAGAGTAGTGGTATTTAGAAATATCTTGGAATAGTTATTGTTATGTTATAAGGGAGCATGATTAGCTAGACTAACATAGAAAAGTGAGTGAAAGATAAAAGGTGGTAAGCAAACTAGTCTAGATTAATTTATCTTAGTGTAAAACATTTTCTACTAAGCTATAGGATATTTCTCTCATGAATATCTCTTTTAAGAGGTGTTTCCTTTTAGGGGATAAGCTTGCTTAGGTGTGTTTCTATTTTCACTCACAGTTGCTTAGGTGTATTTCTATTCTTAAATATTGTGAagcatataaatttataaaattggtgaattattttctaattttaaagTTCTTTTAAATTTCACATTGAAGCTACAATAATCAAGATTTGAGTTTAATTGGAGTCTAATTAAGTGAAATATTGTAGGGTTAAGGTTTCCACCAATTTTTCTTGATTTCTAAAGGATTATGAAATGCTATTTTGGTTCACCTATGATCctaatttgaagaaattttaatgtttttaataagTTAtctaatctataatatattttttcaaataaaatacATTTTCATATTTGAATAGTAATTATGATTACATAACTGTCAAAACATAAAAGATTACTAGCATTATAGAGATTAGAATCCATTAGAGGGTTGTATGCACTATTCAATTAAACAAGAACTTCAAACACTTGTCTACTATAACATAAGAGGTCGCTTGCATTATAGTAAGTTATGAGTGATCCaactttaaataaaaaaatattttgaacgattctttaataaaaatattattttcataaaCTATCAACccctcatttaatttaatttaatttttatataactTTTACCCTGATATGTAGAATTGAACAATATATAATTATTTTCATCAATAAAACATACAACAAAAGacaaccctttcaacaacaacaacGAAACTAAGTAATGAATTGAACGCTTACAATGACATAACGTGTGTTTTAATCAAACTTCCCGGACAAAAGTTGGCAGAAACATCTCAAAATGTGAAAATTTCGATCTGAACTCCTTTAACTAAAAAGTTGTAGGACCAATCAAAGTTTCAAAAGAATATCAAAGTGAAACTCGGGTGAGAGATGTCCACGTTGAGTAGGCGAGTAATCTCTATAATCTTCACGTTCAGTGAGTACTGTATTTCTAGAAGCCACGTTCACCTCAATACATATGCGGGCAATTTACCAGCCACGTTGTCGTATTTTCGCCCACGCGACTCTAAACTCACCTCATTCGCTTCCTTTACTTGGCCCATTTTCCACCATCAAATTCGATACTTCCCCAGCTATAAAGCCAACAACAATTCCGCCGAGAGATTTTAGCAGAAGAGGCATTAACAGTCTATTGAAAAGTAAGTCGAAGAGAAATTAACAATCTTACTATAGAAAATCGAAGGCATACAAGTACGCAATCCTTTTTTTCTAAGCACTCATCAATGGCGGCCATggcttcaatgatgatgaaagcgCCCTCAGCCCTTAACTGCGGTGCAGTCAACAGGAATAGTGTGGGTAATATCAGTAGATTGCCTCACAGCAGTCTCAAAATCAAGTGCATGGCAAAGGTTTGCTAACTGGCTACTCAATTAGCTTTTAGATagttttttttgtttcaatttgaTTATTGCTAATGCATCTTATTTGGCACGTGGTCCTCAGGATCCACAGGAAACGTCCCCTACTGAAGGCGATTCATCTTCAACCTCTACAAAGGTAAGAAACAATTTAGATGCCCAGTATATATTTAATGATTATTGTATATTCATACCCATGTGAACAATTTATCTGAAGTGTGCGATGTGGCATACAGATGAGCACGAGGTTTGGCGACCTGTTTGCGTTCTCCGGGCCTGCGCCGGAGATTATCAACGGAAGGGCGGCCATGTTGGGGTTCGTGTCGGCCATTGCAGTGGAGGTGGCCAGCGGTAGAGATTTGTTTTCCCAGGTGAATAATGGAGGACTGTCTTGGTTTCTCATAACTGCCGGATTATTGACGACAGCGTCGGTGGTGCCTTTGTTAAAGGGAATATCGACAGAGAGCAAGTCACGACCATTTTTTTCATCCACAGCAGAAATGTGGAATGGGCGCTTTGCTATGCTTGGCCTGCTCGCATTGGCCTTCACCGAATACGTCAAGGGTGGACCGCTTGTATAAACACCATAATAGTTCTCCATATTCAAACATAGGCTCCAATTT
This genomic stretch from Cryptomeria japonica chromosome 8, Sugi_1.0, whole genome shotgun sequence harbors:
- the LOC131057081 gene encoding early light-induced protein 1, chloroplastic-like yields the protein MSTKFGDLFALSGPAPEIVNGRAAMLVFVSAIAVEVASGRDLLSQLNSGGLSWFALIAGLMTVGTLVPLFNGISRESESQQIFSSTAEMWNGRFAMLGLLALAFTEYVKGGPLV
- the LOC131057080 gene encoding early light-induced protein 2, chloroplastic-like, yielding MAAMASMMMKAPSALNCGAVNRNSVGNISRLPHSSLKIKCMAKDPQETSPTEGDSSSTSTKMSTRFGDLFAFSGPAPEIINGRAAMLGFVSAIAVEVASGRDLFSQVNNGGLSWFLITAGLLTTASVVPLLKGISTESKSRPFFSSTAEMWNGRFAMLGLLALAFTEYVKGGPLV